Proteins from a single region of Bdellovibrio bacteriovorus HD100:
- a CDS encoding outer membrane beta-barrel domain-containing protein yields the protein MLKNGFKAALIIVLALMLHKAAFAEVVNLPTEELAQESVLPVFDKPVSVKNRNVVTAGRFEVDGFYGYAMTEPIANVSKLGLGIYYNTSEAHAWGLLIAKNFAGLSSYADQLDQQFSLDFSRAPAPEMTIMGDYNLKAFYGKMSLTKSLVFNTLLYGSASVGAVKFVHKTYPAVAVGIGQKFYFTKQWALRFDLRLYANQAPIPFLNGALKPGDPKPDYSDFQERLTYTTNLDVGLSYLF from the coding sequence ATGCTAAAAAATGGTTTCAAGGCCGCTCTCATCATAGTTCTTGCGCTGATGCTGCATAAGGCGGCTTTTGCGGAAGTGGTGAATCTTCCTACAGAGGAACTGGCACAAGAGTCCGTGCTTCCGGTTTTCGATAAACCCGTCAGCGTGAAAAACCGCAACGTGGTGACAGCCGGTCGTTTTGAAGTCGATGGTTTTTACGGCTATGCGATGACAGAACCTATCGCCAACGTTTCCAAACTGGGCCTGGGTATCTATTATAACACCAGCGAAGCCCATGCCTGGGGTCTATTGATTGCCAAAAACTTTGCGGGCCTTTCCAGCTATGCCGATCAGCTGGATCAGCAGTTCAGTCTGGATTTCAGCCGCGCCCCGGCTCCAGAGATGACGATCATGGGTGATTACAATCTGAAAGCTTTCTACGGAAAAATGAGTCTGACCAAATCCCTGGTGTTCAACACGCTTCTTTACGGATCCGCTTCCGTGGGGGCGGTGAAGTTTGTGCACAAAACTTACCCGGCGGTGGCTGTGGGTATCGGTCAGAAATTCTATTTCACCAAACAATGGGCCTTGCGCTTTGATTTGCGTCTTTATGCCAATCAGGCTCCGATTCCATTCCTGAACGGAGCGCTGAAACCCGGCGATCCAAAGCCTGACTACAGTGATTTCCAAGAGCGTCTAACCTACACTACAAACCTGGATGTGGGTTTGTCCTATCTGTTCTAA
- a CDS encoding KdsC family phosphatase, giving the protein MLVLDVDGVLTDTRVWFDGTEWRRFYSIRDGVGIKRLMESGYKIAVITGSKAEDIRARVKALGIQYFYEGALDKEPSFLQLQQESGLKPEEMAYVGDDIFDIPMIEAVAFGATVPEAVDEVMEVADYVTRRPGGLGAVREVCDYIYKYGAFASGR; this is encoded by the coding sequence ATGTTGGTTCTCGACGTTGATGGCGTATTAACTGACACACGCGTGTGGTTTGATGGCACTGAATGGCGCCGCTTTTATTCCATCCGGGATGGCGTGGGCATCAAACGTCTGATGGAATCCGGTTACAAAATAGCAGTGATTACAGGCAGTAAGGCAGAGGATATTCGCGCTCGCGTGAAGGCTCTTGGTATTCAGTATTTCTATGAGGGTGCTCTCGACAAAGAGCCCTCTTTCTTGCAGCTGCAGCAGGAATCCGGCCTGAAGCCTGAAGAGATGGCGTATGTCGGTGATGATATTTTTGATATTCCCATGATCGAGGCGGTGGCATTTGGAGCAACGGTTCCAGAGGCGGTCGATGAAGTTATGGAAGTGGCTGATTATGTGACCCGCAGACCTGGTGGTTTGGGGGCTGTTCGTGAAGTTTGTGATTACATCTATAAATACGGTGCATTTGCATCGGGTAGGTAA
- a CDS encoding outer membrane beta-barrel domain-containing protein gives MLSRKLTSLVIVSLALMAPGLGYAQSEGDELDVIELELEKEAPRQQPSISDSTPSYQETAPKDNTLTDFSGLGTLAPFQEISIIQKRFLPKTGRFQLFGGLTTVTNDPFFLTFGGVAKASYFMSESWGLELNYFGLTTSSRQATDELKEIQGVSTENLVYPKSFIGVDLMYIPVYGKMTWFNETIVPFDLYLSAGYGNTETQSGESAGTVHLAAGQIFALSKAYAVRWDFSWNFFNAKGIDGSTNSFNNLFLTVGMSWFFPEASYR, from the coding sequence ATGTTAAGCAGAAAACTCACTTCTCTGGTAATTGTGTCCCTGGCGCTGATGGCGCCGGGCCTGGGTTATGCCCAGTCTGAAGGTGACGAACTGGATGTGATCGAACTGGAGCTTGAAAAAGAGGCGCCTAGACAGCAGCCGTCCATTTCTGATTCCACGCCGTCCTATCAGGAGACCGCTCCCAAGGACAACACTCTGACGGACTTCTCGGGACTGGGCACCTTGGCTCCATTCCAGGAAATTTCCATCATTCAAAAACGCTTCCTGCCCAAAACCGGCCGCTTCCAGTTGTTCGGTGGTTTGACGACAGTGACGAATGATCCGTTCTTCCTGACATTCGGGGGGGTGGCGAAAGCCAGCTACTTTATGTCTGAAAGCTGGGGTCTGGAGCTGAACTATTTCGGTCTGACCACCTCCAGTCGCCAGGCAACGGATGAACTGAAGGAAATTCAGGGTGTCAGCACCGAGAACCTGGTTTATCCAAAGTCCTTTATCGGTGTGGATCTGATGTACATCCCGGTTTACGGTAAAATGACCTGGTTCAATGAAACGATCGTTCCATTTGACCTGTATCTGTCTGCTGGTTACGGCAACACCGAAACCCAGTCCGGTGAAAGCGCAGGAACTGTGCACTTGGCAGCAGGGCAGATCTTCGCCCTGAGCAAAGCCTATGCGGTTCGCTGGGATTTCAGCTGGAACTTCTTCAATGCCAAAGGCATCGACGGCTCGACAAATTCTTTCAACAACCTCTTCCTTACCGTGGGTATGAGTTGGTTCTTCCCGGAGGCTAGTTACCGATGA